In Solanum pennellii chromosome 7, SPENNV200, the following are encoded in one genomic region:
- the LOC107025971 gene encoding ribose-phosphate pyrophosphokinase 4-like isoform X1, giving the protein MENGSLTKKQVLLYYCIEMEDVARKIAADSDCIHLHSINWRSFEDGFPNLFINKAHNIRGQHVAFLASFSSPAVIFEQLSVIFALPRLFVASFTLVLPFFPTGSFERMEEEGDVATAFTMARILSNIPISRGGPTSVLVYDIHALQERFYFGDHVLPLFETGIPLLKQRLQQLPESEKIVIAFPDDGAWKRFYNQLGNYPAVICTKVREDDKRIVRLKEGDPAGCHVVIVDDLVQSGGTLIECQKVLAAHGAAKVSAYVTHGVFPKRSWEQFLHKDDGSEKAFTYFWITDSCPVTVKAIANKAPFEVISLAGSIADALQT; this is encoded by the exons ATGGAGAACGGTTCGTTAACGAAGAAGCAAGTGCTTCTATACTACTGTATTGAAATGGAAGATGTTGCTCGCAAAATCGCTGCTGATTCTGACTGCATTCACCTACATTCCATTAACTGGAg GAGTTTCGAAGATGGTTTTCCAAATCTCTTCATAAACAAAGCACACAATATCCGTGGGCAGCATGTTGCTTTTCTCGCGTCTTTCAGCTCACCAGCAGTCATCTTTGAACAGCTTTCTGTGATTTTTGCACTTCCGAGGCTGTTTGTCGCGTCTTTTACGCTTGTATTACCATTTTTTCCAACTGGGTCCTTTGAACGGATGGAAGAGGAAGGAGATGTGGCTACTGCATTCACCATGGCTAGAATACTATCGAACATTCCAATCTCAAGAGGTGGTCCAACCAGTGTACTTGTCTATGACATCCATGCATTGCAG GAGAGGTTTTATTTTGGAGACCACGTTCTGCCTCTGTTTGAAACTGGAATCCCGCTGTTGAAGCAACGGCTTCAGCAACTTCCAGAATCTGAGAAG ATTGTGATAGCCTTTCCTGATGATGGAGCTTGGAAACGGTTCTACAATCAATTGGGCAACTATCCCGCT GTAATTTGCACTAAAGTCCGGGAGGATGATAAGAGAATAGTCAGGCTTAAAGAGGGTGATCCTGCCGGCTGTCATGTGGTCATTGTTGATGACTTGGTCCAATCTGGAGGTACCCTGATCGAATGCCAG AAAGTTTTGGCAGCTCATGGTGCAGCAAAGGTTAGTGCATACGTGACCCACGGAGTTTTTCCAAAGCGGTCATGGGAGCAATTTTTGCACAAAGATGATG GCTCAGAGAAGGCATTCACATACTTTTGGATCACAGATTCATGTCCCGTCACGGTGAAAGCCATAGCTAATAAAGCTCCTTTTGAAGTTATCAGCTTGGCTGGATCAATAGCTGATGCACTTCAAACCTGA
- the LOC107025971 gene encoding ribose-phosphate pyrophosphokinase 4-like isoform X2, with the protein MENGSLTKKQVLLYYCIEMEDVARKIAADSDCIHLHSINWRSFEDGFPNLFINKAHNIRGQHVAFLASFSSPAVIFEQLSVIFALPRLFVASFTLVLPFFPTGSFERMEEEGDVATAFTMARILSNIPISRGGPTSVLVYDIHALQERFYFGDHVLPLFETGIPLLKQRLQQLPESEKIVIAFPDDGAWKRFYNQLGNYPAVICTKVREDDKRIVRLKEGDPAGCHVVIVDDLVQSGGTLIECQKVLAAHGAAKVSAYVTHGVFPKRSWEQFLHKDDEKAFTYFWITDSCPVTVKAIANKAPFEVISLAGSIADALQT; encoded by the exons ATGGAGAACGGTTCGTTAACGAAGAAGCAAGTGCTTCTATACTACTGTATTGAAATGGAAGATGTTGCTCGCAAAATCGCTGCTGATTCTGACTGCATTCACCTACATTCCATTAACTGGAg GAGTTTCGAAGATGGTTTTCCAAATCTCTTCATAAACAAAGCACACAATATCCGTGGGCAGCATGTTGCTTTTCTCGCGTCTTTCAGCTCACCAGCAGTCATCTTTGAACAGCTTTCTGTGATTTTTGCACTTCCGAGGCTGTTTGTCGCGTCTTTTACGCTTGTATTACCATTTTTTCCAACTGGGTCCTTTGAACGGATGGAAGAGGAAGGAGATGTGGCTACTGCATTCACCATGGCTAGAATACTATCGAACATTCCAATCTCAAGAGGTGGTCCAACCAGTGTACTTGTCTATGACATCCATGCATTGCAG GAGAGGTTTTATTTTGGAGACCACGTTCTGCCTCTGTTTGAAACTGGAATCCCGCTGTTGAAGCAACGGCTTCAGCAACTTCCAGAATCTGAGAAG ATTGTGATAGCCTTTCCTGATGATGGAGCTTGGAAACGGTTCTACAATCAATTGGGCAACTATCCCGCT GTAATTTGCACTAAAGTCCGGGAGGATGATAAGAGAATAGTCAGGCTTAAAGAGGGTGATCCTGCCGGCTGTCATGTGGTCATTGTTGATGACTTGGTCCAATCTGGAGGTACCCTGATCGAATGCCAG AAAGTTTTGGCAGCTCATGGTGCAGCAAAGGTTAGTGCATACGTGACCCACGGAGTTTTTCCAAAGCGGTCATGGGAGCAATTTTTGCACAAAGATGATG AGAAGGCATTCACATACTTTTGGATCACAGATTCATGTCCCGTCACGGTGAAAGCCATAGCTAATAAAGCTCCTTTTGAAGTTATCAGCTTGGCTGGATCAATAGCTGATGCACTTCAAACCTGA
- the LOC107026021 gene encoding mitogen-activated protein kinase 20 isoform X1 has product MQPDHRKKSSAEMDFFSEYGDANRYKIQEVIGKGSYGVVCSAIDTHTGEKVAIKKIHDIFEHISDAARILREIKLLRLLRHPDIVEIKHIMLPPSRRDFKDIYVVFELMESDLHQVIKANDDLTREHYQFFLYQLLRALKYIHTANVYHRDLKPKNILANANCKLKICDFGLARVAFNDTPTTIFWTDYVATRWYRAPELCGSFYSKYTPAIDIWSIGCIFAEVLTGKPLFPGKNVVHQLDLMTDLLGTPSMDTISRVRNDKARRYLTSMRKKQPVSFAQKFPNADPLSLKLLERLLAFDPKDRPTAEEALADPYFKGLAKSEREPSCKSISKMEFEFERRRVTKEDLRELIFREILEYHPQLRKDYLNGVERTNFLYPSAVDQFRKQFAHLEENGGNGVPVVPMDRKHVSLPRSTVVHSNPNPLKEQPIVANMRDRQNGEESCSRNCRDSEGLASSLTRTLQAQPRNALAAKPGKVVGPGLAYDSGNREKYDPRSQVRNAVGPPQIMSSVYSYDRSGVVKQERSVETERDMSSHSKPMAPCGMAAKLAPDIAINIDSNPFYMMRAGVTKPDRVDDRITIDTNLLQAKSQYGGIGVAAAAATSGAAHRKVGTVQYGMSRMY; this is encoded by the exons ATGCAGCCTGATCACCGAAAGAAA AGTTCAGCAGAGATGGACTTCTTCTCTGAATATGGTGATGCAAATAGATACAAAATTCAAGAAGTCATAGGGAAAGGAAGCTATGGTGTCGTTTGCTCAGCCATTGACACGCACACTGGTGAAAAAGTggcaattaaaaaaattcatgacaTCTTTGAACATATATCTGATGCGGCACGGATCCTCCGGGAGATAAAGCTTTTGCGACTTCTGCGCCATCCTGATATAGTTGAAATCAAGCATATTATGTTGCCACCTTCGAGGAgggattttaaagatatttatgttgtttttgaGCTCATGGAGTCAGATCTACACCAAGTTATCAAGGCTAATGATGACTTGACTCGGGAACATTATCAGTTTTTCCTTTATCAGTTGCTTCGTGCCTTAAAATATATACACACAG CTAATGTCTACCATAGAGATTTAAAGCCGAAAAATATCTTGGCAAATGCAAATTGCAAGCTCAAGATCTGTGATTTTGGATTGGCCAGAGTTGCATTCAATGATACACCTACCACAATATTTTGGACG GATTATGTAGCTACTAGATGGTATAGAGCTCCAGAGTTATGCGGTTCATTTTACTCCAAG TATACCCCTGCAATTGATATATGGAGCATAGGCTGTATCTTTGCTGAGGTTCTCACGGGGAAGCCGCTCTTTCCTGGAAAAAATGTAGTTCACCAACTGGATTTAATGACAGATCTGCTTGGAACGCCTTCAATGGATACAATTTCTCGT GTGCGTAATGACAAGGCTAGGAGATACCTAACTAGCATGAGAAAGAAGCAGCCTGTTTCTTTTGCTCAGAAATTTCCAAATGCTGATCCTTTGTCCCTTAAACTTCTTGAAAGATTACTTGCTTTTGACCCCAAGGACCGACCCACTGCTGAGGAG GCACTAGCTGATCCTTATTTTAAGGGTCTGGCTAAATCTGAAAGGGAACCATCATGCAAGTCAATTTCAAAAATGGAGTTCGAATTTGAGAGGCGAAGAGTGACGAAGGAGGACCTCAGGGAATTAATATTCCGGGAGATACTAGAATATCATCCTCAGCTGAGGAAGGATTACTTGAATGGTGTTGAAAGGACTAATTTTCTGTATCCGAG TGCTGTTGATCAATTCAGGAAACAGTTCGCTCACCTGGAAGAGAATGGTGGTAATGGCGTTCCAGTGGTTCCGATGGACAGGAAGCATGTCTCTCTTCCAAG GTCTACAGTTGTACATTCAAATCCAAACCCTTTGAAAGAACAGCCTATTGTTGCCAATATGAGAGACCGACAAAATGGTGAAGAGTCTTGCAGTAGAAACTGCAGAGATTCTGAAGGCCTTGCAAGTAGTCTAACAAGAACCCTACAGGCTCAGCCAAGAAATGCTTTAG CAGCCAAACCAGGAAAGGTTGTTGGTCCCGGTTTGGCTTATGATTCGggaaatagagaaaaatatgatcctAGGTCTCAAGTCAGGAATGCAGTAGGCCCTCCTCAGATTATGTCTTCAGTTTACAGCTACGACAGAAGTGGGGTGGTGAAACAAGAAAGGTCTGTTGAGACAGAGAGGGATATGAGTTCTCATTCAAAGCCAATGGCACCATGTGGAATGGCTGCTAAGTTAGCCCCAGATATTGCTATAAATATTGATAGCAACCCATTCTATATGATGCGAGCTGGAGTTACAAAACCAGATCGTGTTGATGACCGAATCACCATAGACACAAACTTATTGCAGGCTAAATCTCAATATGGTGGAATTGGAGTTGCGGCGGCAGCAGCTACTAGTGGTGCAGCTCATAGGAAAGTAGGGACTGTTCAGTATGGTATGTCCAGGATGTACTAG
- the LOC107026021 gene encoding mitogen-activated protein kinase 20 isoform X2: MQPDHRKKSSAEMDFFSEYGDANRYKIQEVIGKGSYGVVCSAIDTHTGEKVAIKKIHDIFEHISDAARILREIKLLRLLRHPDIVEIKHIMLPPSRRDFKDIYVVFELMESDLHQVIKANDDLTREHYQFFLYQLLRALKYIHTANVYHRDLKPKNILANANCKLKICDFGLARVAFNDTPTTIFWTDYVATRWYRAPELCGSFYSKYTPAIDIWSIGCIFAEVLTGKPLFPGKNVVHQLDLMTDLLGTPSMDTISRVRNDKARRYLTSMRKKQPVSFAQKFPNADPLSLKLLERLLAFDPKDRPTAEEALADPYFKGLAKSEREPSCKSISKMEFEFERRRVTKEDLRELIFREILEYHPQLRKDYLNGVERTNFLYPSAVDQFRKQFAHLEENGGNGVPVVPMDRKHVSLPRSTVVHSNPNPLKEQPIVANMRDRQNGEESCSRNCRDSEGLASSLTRTLQAQPRNALAKPGKVVGPGLAYDSGNREKYDPRSQVRNAVGPPQIMSSVYSYDRSGVVKQERSVETERDMSSHSKPMAPCGMAAKLAPDIAINIDSNPFYMMRAGVTKPDRVDDRITIDTNLLQAKSQYGGIGVAAAAATSGAAHRKVGTVQYGMSRMY, from the exons ATGCAGCCTGATCACCGAAAGAAA AGTTCAGCAGAGATGGACTTCTTCTCTGAATATGGTGATGCAAATAGATACAAAATTCAAGAAGTCATAGGGAAAGGAAGCTATGGTGTCGTTTGCTCAGCCATTGACACGCACACTGGTGAAAAAGTggcaattaaaaaaattcatgacaTCTTTGAACATATATCTGATGCGGCACGGATCCTCCGGGAGATAAAGCTTTTGCGACTTCTGCGCCATCCTGATATAGTTGAAATCAAGCATATTATGTTGCCACCTTCGAGGAgggattttaaagatatttatgttgtttttgaGCTCATGGAGTCAGATCTACACCAAGTTATCAAGGCTAATGATGACTTGACTCGGGAACATTATCAGTTTTTCCTTTATCAGTTGCTTCGTGCCTTAAAATATATACACACAG CTAATGTCTACCATAGAGATTTAAAGCCGAAAAATATCTTGGCAAATGCAAATTGCAAGCTCAAGATCTGTGATTTTGGATTGGCCAGAGTTGCATTCAATGATACACCTACCACAATATTTTGGACG GATTATGTAGCTACTAGATGGTATAGAGCTCCAGAGTTATGCGGTTCATTTTACTCCAAG TATACCCCTGCAATTGATATATGGAGCATAGGCTGTATCTTTGCTGAGGTTCTCACGGGGAAGCCGCTCTTTCCTGGAAAAAATGTAGTTCACCAACTGGATTTAATGACAGATCTGCTTGGAACGCCTTCAATGGATACAATTTCTCGT GTGCGTAATGACAAGGCTAGGAGATACCTAACTAGCATGAGAAAGAAGCAGCCTGTTTCTTTTGCTCAGAAATTTCCAAATGCTGATCCTTTGTCCCTTAAACTTCTTGAAAGATTACTTGCTTTTGACCCCAAGGACCGACCCACTGCTGAGGAG GCACTAGCTGATCCTTATTTTAAGGGTCTGGCTAAATCTGAAAGGGAACCATCATGCAAGTCAATTTCAAAAATGGAGTTCGAATTTGAGAGGCGAAGAGTGACGAAGGAGGACCTCAGGGAATTAATATTCCGGGAGATACTAGAATATCATCCTCAGCTGAGGAAGGATTACTTGAATGGTGTTGAAAGGACTAATTTTCTGTATCCGAG TGCTGTTGATCAATTCAGGAAACAGTTCGCTCACCTGGAAGAGAATGGTGGTAATGGCGTTCCAGTGGTTCCGATGGACAGGAAGCATGTCTCTCTTCCAAG GTCTACAGTTGTACATTCAAATCCAAACCCTTTGAAAGAACAGCCTATTGTTGCCAATATGAGAGACCGACAAAATGGTGAAGAGTCTTGCAGTAGAAACTGCAGAGATTCTGAAGGCCTTGCAAGTAGTCTAACAAGAACCCTACAGGCTCAGCCAAGAAATGCTTTAG CCAAACCAGGAAAGGTTGTTGGTCCCGGTTTGGCTTATGATTCGggaaatagagaaaaatatgatcctAGGTCTCAAGTCAGGAATGCAGTAGGCCCTCCTCAGATTATGTCTTCAGTTTACAGCTACGACAGAAGTGGGGTGGTGAAACAAGAAAGGTCTGTTGAGACAGAGAGGGATATGAGTTCTCATTCAAAGCCAATGGCACCATGTGGAATGGCTGCTAAGTTAGCCCCAGATATTGCTATAAATATTGATAGCAACCCATTCTATATGATGCGAGCTGGAGTTACAAAACCAGATCGTGTTGATGACCGAATCACCATAGACACAAACTTATTGCAGGCTAAATCTCAATATGGTGGAATTGGAGTTGCGGCGGCAGCAGCTACTAGTGGTGCAGCTCATAGGAAAGTAGGGACTGTTCAGTATGGTATGTCCAGGATGTACTAG
- the LOC107025970 gene encoding protein MEI2-like 2: MEKSLKKLISDDSEVPSAKTSGVETNAWKIHLGTAAHHPSTDASLFSSSLPVLPHAKLNFAESENYSHSTDDSSPSLNRLHLEDEIKDPLEEEPSSDGCFLPGDEDELLAGLMDDFDLSGLPTQLEDLEDDFFGSGGGLELESETLDNSLNGFAKLSMSDGILGSIVGHHVFSNSAGTVTGEHPYGEHPSRTLFVRNINSNVEDSELQSLFEQYGDIRTLYTSCKHRGFVMISYYDIRAARTAMRMLQHKPLRRRKLDIHFSIPKENPSEKDINQGTLVIFNLDPSVSNEDLLQIFGDYGEVKEIRETPHKRHHKFIEFYDVRAAEAALKALNRSDIAGKRIKLEPSRPGGARRSLMQQLSQDYEHEEVRTFRHSVGSPIASPPGNWSNFGSPVEHSSLLGYNQSRDMRNLSPVNGNHMPGLAAILPGHFSSPKIAPIGKDPGRFGSLNNAITSPKSVQGMGYQQSYSVPDHKPHLSFGSMSHGEPKSSGIGTLSGPQFLWGSSPIQSERTDSSVWSNSSLAHPFASNEQGQGYPYSHRQGLFPGSHHVGSAPSGIPLDRRLGFFSESPETSYMNQVAYGSSGSSHSHGMSIGRLGSMNMAGSLARNFTEGGSPISRMIPLPRNGPIFFGNGSYGGTGTTNNEGIIEQVRSRRVESGNEIDNKKQYLLDLEKITSGEDARTTLMIKNIPNKYTSRMLLTAIDETHKNTYDFLYLPIDFKNKCNVGYAFINMVSPSHIISFYEVFNGKKWEKFNSEKVASLAYARIQGKVALVAHFQNSSLMNEDKRCRPILFRSEGQETADQELLPTNNLNICVRLPDGSYSGDSLDSPNSDVDEKLYMH, encoded by the exons ATGGAGAAGTCTCTAAAGAAACTCATTTCAGATGATTCTGAAG TTCCATCAGCAAAGACTTCTGGTGTAGAGACGAATGCTTGGAAAATTCACCTCGGAACAGCTGCACATCATCCATCAACTGATGCAAGCTTGTTTTCTAGCTCGTTGCCTGTTCTGCCACATGCAAAAT TGAACTTCGCTGAATCTGAGAACTACAGTCACTCCACTGATGATAGCTCACCTAGCTTAAACAGACTTCATTTAGAAGATGAAATTAAAGATCCACTGGAAGAGGAACCAAGCTCAGATGGGTGTTTTCTCCCTGGGGATGAAGATGAGCTACTAGCAGGCCTAATGGATGATTTTGATCTTAGTGGGTTGCCAACTCAGCTGGAGGACTTGGAAGATGATTTTTTTGGCAGTGGCGGAGGACTAGAATTGGAATCTGAGACTCTTGATAATTCACttaatggttttgcaaaattaAGCATGTCTGATGGTATTCTTGGAAGTATTGTTGGACATCATGTCTTCTCGAACAGTGCTGGAACTGTTACGGGAGAACACCCGTACGGAGAGCATCCTTCTAGGACACTGTTTGTTCGGAATATTAACAGCAATGTAGAGGACTCCGAGCTGCAATCTCTCTTTGAG CAATATGGTGATATCAGAACTTTGTACACTTCATGCAAGCATAGGGGTTTCGTGATGATATCTTACTATGATATCCGAGCTGCTCGAACCGCAATGCGTATGCTGCAACATAAGCCTCTAAGACGGAGAAAGCTAgacattcatttttcaattcCTAAG GAAAATCCATCGGAGAAAGATATTAACCAAGGAACACTGGTCATTTTCAACTTGGATCCTTCAGTATCCAATGAGGATCTCCTCCAAATATTTGGGGATTATGGTGAAGTGAAGGAG ATAAGGGAGACACCGCATAAGCGCCATCATAAATTCATAGAGTTTTACGATGTTAGAGCAGCTGAGGCGGCCCTCAAGGCCTTAAATAGGAGTGACATAGCTGGTAAGCGGATCAAGCTTGAACCCAGCCGACCCGGTGGAGCCCGTCGAAG CTTGATGCAGCAACTTAGTCAAGACTATGAACATGAAGAAGTTCGAACATTTAGGCACTCGGTTGGTTCTCCAATCGCCTCTCCTCCag GCAACTGGTCAAACTTTGGCAGTCCTGTTGAGCACAGCTCATTGCTAGGTTATAATCAATCACGTGATATGAGAAATCTCAGCCCTGTAAATGGCAACCATATGCCAGGGCTGGCTGCTATTCTTCCTGGCCATTTTTCAAGTCCTAAGATTGCACCCATTGGTAAAGATCCAGGACGATTTGGCTCTCTGAATAATGCAATTACTAGTCCCAAGTCTGTGCAAGGAATGGGTTATCAGCAATCATATTCAGTTCCTGATCATAAACCTCATTTAAGCTTTGGATCTATGTCGCATGGTGAGCCTAAGTCATCTGGGATTGGGACACTTTCTGGCCCGCAATTTCTATGGGGAAGCTCCCCTATTCAGTCGGAGCGTACCGACTCTTCTGTCTGGTCAAACTCATCATTGGCACATCCATTTGCATCAAATGAACAAGGGCAAGGCTATCCATATTCCCATCGACAGGGCTTGTTCCCCGGATCACATCATGTGGGATCTGCTCCATCAGGAATTCCTCTGGATAGGCGTTTGGGTTTTTTTTCCGAGTCTCCTGAAACCTCATATATGAACCAAGTTGCATATGGTAGTTCAGGTTCTAGTCATAGTCATGGTATGAGTATAGGTCGCCTTGGGTCAATGAACATGGCTGGTTCTCTTGCTCGGAACTTTACTGAAGGTGGTTCTCCTATCTCTAGAATGATTCCACTGCCTAGGAACGGGCCTATATTTTTTGGAAATGGCTCATATGGAGGAACAGGAACGACTAACAATGAAGGGATAATCGAACAAGTTCGGAGTCGAAGAGTTGAAAGTGGAAATGAGATAGACAACAAAAAACAATATCTGCTTGATTTGGAGAAGATCACGAGTGGAGAAGATGCTAGGACTACTTTAATGATTAAAAACATCCCAAACAA GTATACCTCAAGGATGCTACTCACAGCAATTGATGAGACTCATAAGAATACATATGATTTCCTCTACTTGCCTATTGACTTCAAG AACAAATGTAACGTTGGTTACGCCTTCATCAACATGGTGTCTCCTTCACATATCATCTCCTTTTATGAG GTGTTCAATGGGAAGAAGTGGGAAAAGTTCAACAGTGAAAAGGTTGCCTCCTTGGCTTATGCGCGTATCCAAGGAAAGGTAGCCTTGGTTGCTCATTTCCAGAACTCAAGCCTAATGAACGAAGACAAGCGGTGCCGGCCAATTCTTTTCCGGTCAGAGGGTCAAGAAACAGCTGACCAG GAACTGTTGCCAACCAACAATCTGAACATTTGTGTTCGTCTGCCTGATGGATCATATTCTGGAGATTCTTTGGATAGTCCAAATAGTGATGTGGATGAGAAGCTCTACATGCACTGA
- the LOC107025971 gene encoding ribose-phosphate pyrophosphokinase 4-like isoform X3 produces MENGSLTKKQVLLYYCIEMEDVARKIAADSDCIHLHSINWRSFEDGFPNLFINKAHNIRGQHVAFLASFSSPAVIFEQLSVIFALPRLFVASFTLVLPFFPTGSFERMEEEGDVATAFTMARILSNIPISRGGPTSVLVYDIHALQERFYFGDHVLPLFETGIPLLKQRLQQLPESEKIVIAFPDDGAWKRFYNQLGNYPAVICTKVREDDKRIVRLKEGDPAGCHVVIVDDLVQSGGTLIECQKVLAAHGAAKVSAYVTHGVFPKRSWEQFLHKDDDSCPVTVKAIANKAPFEVISLAGSIADALQT; encoded by the exons ATGGAGAACGGTTCGTTAACGAAGAAGCAAGTGCTTCTATACTACTGTATTGAAATGGAAGATGTTGCTCGCAAAATCGCTGCTGATTCTGACTGCATTCACCTACATTCCATTAACTGGAg GAGTTTCGAAGATGGTTTTCCAAATCTCTTCATAAACAAAGCACACAATATCCGTGGGCAGCATGTTGCTTTTCTCGCGTCTTTCAGCTCACCAGCAGTCATCTTTGAACAGCTTTCTGTGATTTTTGCACTTCCGAGGCTGTTTGTCGCGTCTTTTACGCTTGTATTACCATTTTTTCCAACTGGGTCCTTTGAACGGATGGAAGAGGAAGGAGATGTGGCTACTGCATTCACCATGGCTAGAATACTATCGAACATTCCAATCTCAAGAGGTGGTCCAACCAGTGTACTTGTCTATGACATCCATGCATTGCAG GAGAGGTTTTATTTTGGAGACCACGTTCTGCCTCTGTTTGAAACTGGAATCCCGCTGTTGAAGCAACGGCTTCAGCAACTTCCAGAATCTGAGAAG ATTGTGATAGCCTTTCCTGATGATGGAGCTTGGAAACGGTTCTACAATCAATTGGGCAACTATCCCGCT GTAATTTGCACTAAAGTCCGGGAGGATGATAAGAGAATAGTCAGGCTTAAAGAGGGTGATCCTGCCGGCTGTCATGTGGTCATTGTTGATGACTTGGTCCAATCTGGAGGTACCCTGATCGAATGCCAG AAAGTTTTGGCAGCTCATGGTGCAGCAAAGGTTAGTGCATACGTGACCCACGGAGTTTTTCCAAAGCGGTCATGGGAGCAATTTTTGCACAAAGATGATG ATTCATGTCCCGTCACGGTGAAAGCCATAGCTAATAAAGCTCCTTTTGAAGTTATCAGCTTGGCTGGATCAATAGCTGATGCACTTCAAACCTGA
- the LOC107025461 gene encoding transcription factor PAR1, with translation MESSCNSEESSAIVATFSRKDKNVCKRQKRRRESGYIVKNNEEEEEEEVEEKILALQKIVPGGQTLGVDRLFEETAGYILQLQCQLKALKVLANFVEGNDKQRMKLGG, from the coding sequence ATGGAGAGTAGTTGTAATAGTGAAGAATCAAGtgcaatagtagccacattttCAAGAAAAGATAAGAATGTGTGTAAAAggcaaaaaagaagaagagaaagtggctatattgttaaaaataatgaagaagaagaagaagaagaagtggaAGAGAAGATTTTGGCATTGCAAAAAATAGTACCAGGAGGTCAAACACTTGGAGTTGATAGGTTATTTGAAGAAACTGCTGGATATATTTTGCAATTGCAATGTCAACTTAAAGCACTCAAAGTACTTGCTAACTTTGTTGAAGGAAATGACAAACAAAGGATGAAACTTGGAGGTTaa